In Ipomoea triloba cultivar NCNSP0323 chromosome 7, ASM357664v1, a single genomic region encodes these proteins:
- the LOC116024874 gene encoding uncharacterized protein YMR315W has product MAESQLPQIAILGSGIFVKTQYIPRLAEISHLFVLKAIWSRSEESARSAVELAKKHFPNVECKWGDSGLEEIINDASIIGVAVVVAGQTQVEMSLRLLKGGKHVLQEKPAAACIAEAENALMHYNSLSTNMTQKPIWAVAENYRFEPVFTESKKMIAEIGDMMNVQVIIEGSMNSSNPYFSSSWRRNFFGGFILDMGVHFVAGLRMLVGCEVTSVSAMTSHVDMTLPPPDNISALFQLENGCSGVFVMVVSSRSPKIIWRVVGLNGTLQVERGNKDGKHGYSVFLYMADGQTKSFFYPFCGVQEELKTFLSDISLANTKGGEFKAEPRLSFVEGARDIAVLEAMLESGKREGGLVQVKKF; this is encoded by the exons ATGGCCGAATCTCAGCTCCCTCAAATAGCCATTCTTGGATCTGGAATTTTCGTCAAAACCCAGTACATCCCAAGATTAGCTGAAATTTCTCACCTTTTCGTTCTCAAAGCTATTTGGAGCCGCAGTGAG GAATCGGCTAGAAGCGCTGTTGAGTTAGCAAAAAAGCATTTCCCAAATGTGGAATGCAAATGGGGAGATTCTGGTCTTGAGGAGATTATCAATGATGCTTCCATCATCGGAGTTGCTGTGGTTGTTGCCGGCCAAACTCAG GTGGAGATGTCCTTGAGGCTTCTCAAAGGAGGAAAGCATGTCCTACAAG AGAAGCCAGCTGCTGCCT GCATTGCAGAGGCAGAGAACGCATTAATGCATTATAATTCTCTTTCTACCAACATGACTCAAAAACCAATATGGGCAGTTGCAGAGAATTATCGTTTTGAACCTGTTTTCACAGAG AGCAAGAAAATGATTGCTGAAATAGGAGATATGATGAATGTCCAAGTTATTATTGAAGGGTCAATGAATAGCTCAAACCCTTATTTCTCAAGCTCTTGGAGGCGCAACTTCTTT gGAGGTTTCATTCTAGACATGGGTGTGCATTTTGTGGCTGGATTGAGAATG CTTGTTGGATGTGAGGTAACATCGGTCTCTGCTATGACTTCTCATGTGGATATGACATTGCCTCCTCCTGATAATATTTCTGCATTGTT TCAACTAGAGAATGGATGTTCTGGAGTGTTTGTGATGGTTGTATCGTCAAGATCACCCAAG ATAATTTGGCGAGTTGTGGGCTTAAATGGAACCCTGCAAGTTGAGCGAGGAAACAAAGATGGAAAGCATGGCTACTCG GTATTTCTTTATATGGCTGATGGGCAGACCAAAAGCTTCTTCTATCCCTTTTGTGGTGTCCAAGAAGAACTCAAAACTTTTCTCTCAGATATTTCACTGGCAAACACAAAG GGCGGCGAGTTTAAAGCTGAGCCGCGCCTCTCTTTTGTTGAAGGGGCAAGGGATATTGCGGTTTTAGAAGCAATGCTTGAATCTGGAAAGAGGGAAGGTGGTCTTGTCCaagttaaaaagttttag